One segment of Salvelinus alpinus chromosome 1, SLU_Salpinus.1, whole genome shotgun sequence DNA contains the following:
- the coro1a gene encoding coronin-1A, with protein MSRKVVRASKFRHVFGQGVKADQCYDDIRISQMTWDSNFCSVNPKFVAMIVDASGGGAFLVLPLNKTGRIDMSQPTVCGHTGPVLDIEFCPHNDNIIASGSEDCSVMIWEIPEGGLVTPLNDPVVKLEGHSKRVGILSWHPTAHNVLMSAGCDNVVILWNVACGEAMVRIDSVHPDLIYSACWNRDGSQILTSCKDKTIRVLDPRKGTVIAEKEKTHEGSRPVKALFVSDGKILSTGFSRMSERQVALWDPKSFGEPLTLQELDTSSGVLLPFFDPDTGIVYLCGKGDSSIRYFEVTDEAPYVHYLSMYSSKESQKGMGYMPKRGLEVNKCEIARFYKLHERKCEPIVMTVPRKSDLFQDDLYPDTNGPEPSVEANEWFEGKEGQPILISLKDGFATTTKSKEFKVHKSLLKTTSAATGHQHDNSGEVHALQKEVKTLKETVEELTKRVSELESKN; from the exons ATGTCCAGGAAGGTAGTCAGGGCCAGTAAGTTCCGTCATGTCTTCGGCCAGGGGGTGAAGGCTGACCAGTGCTACGATGACATCCGCATCTCCCAGATGACCTGGGACAGCAACTTCTGCTCTGTGAACCCCAAGTTCGTGGCCATGATTGTGGATGCCAGCGGAGGAGGGGCCTTCCTAGTGCTTCCTCTGAACAAG ACGGGTCGTATTGACATGTCCCAGCCCACAGTCTGTGGACACACAGGCCCAGTGCTGGATATTGAGTTCTGTCCCCACAACGACAACATCATTGCCAGTGGCTCAGAGGACTGCAGTGTCATG ATTTGGGAGATCCCGGAGGGTGGCCTGGTCACGCCCTTGAACGACCCTGTGGTGAAGCTGGAGGGGCACTCCAAACGCGTGGGTATCCTCAGTTGGCACCCCACTGCCCACAATGTGCTCATGAGCGCAG GCTGTGACAACGTGGTGATCCTGTGGAACGTGGCGTGTGGAGAGGCCATGGTGAGGATCGACTCGGTCCACCCTGACCTCATCTACAGTGCCTGCTGGAACAGGGACGGATCCCAGATCCTCACCTCCTGTAAGGACAAGACCATACGTGTGCTGGACCCCCGCAAGGGCACAGTCATCGCC gagaaggagaagacccaCGAAGGCTCCAGGCCTGTCAAGGCTTTGTTTGTGTCCGATGGGAAGATCCTGAGCACCGGCTTCAGTCGCATGAGTGAGAGGCAGGTGGCACTTTGGGACCCG AAGAGCTTTGGGGAGCCACTCACCCTGCAGGAGTTGGACACCAGCAGTGGTGTCCTATTGCCCTTCTTTGACCCTGACACTGGCATCGTCTACCTCTGTGGCAAG GGTGACAGCAGTATCCGGTACTTTGAGGTGACGGATGAGGCTCCCTATGTTCACTACCTGTCCATGTACAGCAGTAAGGAGAGTCAGAAGGGCATGGGCTACATGCCCAAGAGGGGCCTGGAGGTCAACAAGTGTGAAATCGCCAG GTTTTACAAGCTCCATGAGAGGAAGTGTGAGCCCATTGTCATGACGGTGCCCCGCAAG tctgaCCTGTTTCAGGATGATTTGTACCCAGACACCAATGGTCCAGAGCCGTCTGTGGAGGCCAATGAGTGGTTTGAAGGCAAAGAGGGCCAACCTATCCTGATCTCCTTGAAGGATGGTTTTGCAACAACCACCAAATCCaaagagttcaaagttcacaaAAGTCTTCTGAAGACCACATCAGCAGCCACAGGGCATCAGCACGATAACAGTGGG gaggtACATGCCTTGCAGAAGGAGGTGAAGACTCTGAAGGAAACAGTAGAGGAGCTGACCAAGCGCGTGAGCGAACTGGAGAGCAAGAATTGA
- the cldni gene encoding claudin i has product MGSAGVQIVCVALGVLGLIGGIVCCAIPRWKVLSFTGQNIVTAQETEEGLWMTCVVQSTGQQQCKSYESLLVLPSDLQASRAMTIISCMVTSLAILILFAGADFTTCVENEDIKPKISLVAGIALLVSGLLLIIPVSWSAHNTIRNFYNPLVAQKMELGTCIFIGWAAGVLLILAGGLLMCFSRAKSGSSGGTAKYYGNSASAPAANKNYV; this is encoded by the exons ATGGGATCTGCTGGGGTACAGATTGTATGTGTGGCCCTTGGGGTCCTGGGCCTGATCGGGGGAATTGTGTGCTGTGCCATCCCAAGGTGGAAAGTGTTATCATTTACAGGACAGAACATCGTAACGGCACAG gaAACTGAAGAGGGCCTGTGGATGACCTGTGTGGTGCAGAGTACGGGCCAGCAGCAGTGTAAGAGCTATGAGTCCCTGCTGGTCCTGCCATCTGACCTGCAGGCGTCCCGCGCCATGACCATCATCAGCTgcatggtcacctccctggccatCCTCATCTTGTTCGCCGGTGCCGACTTCACCACCTGCGTGGAGAATGAGGACATCAAGCCCAAGATCAGCCTTGTGGCCGGGATCGCCCTGTTGGTGTCTggcctcctcctcatcatccctgTCAGCTGGTCCGCCCACAACACCATCAGAAACTTCTACAACCCCCTTGTGGCCCAGAAGATGGAGCTGGGAACCTGTATCTTTATTGGCTGGGCTGCTGGGGTGCTGCTGATTCTGGCTGGAGGCCTGCTCATGTGCTTCAGCAGAGCCAAATCTGGCAGCTCGGGAGGAACCGCCAAGTACTACGGCAACAGCGCTTCAGCCCCCGCCGCCAACAAGAACTACGTCTAG